In Neomonachus schauinslandi chromosome 6, ASM220157v2, whole genome shotgun sequence, a genomic segment contains:
- the LOC123325104 gene encoding proto-oncogene FRAT1-like — MPCRREEEEEAGEEAEGEAEEEEDSFLLLEQSVTLGGSGEVDLLVAQIGETLQLDAAQDSPASPCAPPGPPLQPPRPPAAVRADKARPPALPLLLPPAPAEPVGPAPPGALRCALGDRGRVRGRAAPYFVAELAAGPSSLSPLAPQPGFDGPSGADKRGAPQPLSGPCRRGWLRGAAASRRLQQRRGPQPESRTGDDDPHRLLQQLVLSGNLIKEAVRSHPDLA; from the exons ATGCCGTGccggagggaggaggaagaggaagccgGCGAGGAAgcggagggggaggcagaggaggaggaggacagctTCCTCCTGCTGGAGCAGTCGGTGACGCTGGGCGGCTCGGGCGAGGTGGACCTGCTGGTGGCCCAGATCGGCGAGACGCTGCAGCTGGACGCGGCGCAGGACAGCCCGGCCTCCCCGTGCGCGCCCCCGGGGCCGCCGCTGCAGCCCCCGCGGCCCCCGGCGGCCGTGCGGGCGGACAAGGCCCGGCCCCCGGCGCTGCCACTGCTTCTGCCGCCGGCGCCGGCCGAGCCGGTGGGCCCGGCGCCCCCGGGGGCTCTGCGCTGCGCCCTCGGGGACCGCGGCCGCGTGCGGGGCCGGGCTGCGCCCTACTTCGTGGCCGAGCTCGCCGCAGGCCCCAGCTCGCTGTCCCCACTGGCCCCTCAGCCCGGCTTTGACGGGCCTTCGGGAGCGGACAAGCGGGGCGCCCCGCAGCCGCTGTCGGGCCCGTGCCGGCGAGGTTGGCTGCGGGGCGCCGCCGCCTCCCGCCGCCTGCAACAGCGACGCGGGCCCCAACCCGAATCCCGCACGGGCGACGACGACCCGCACCGGCTCCTGCAGCAGCTGGTGCTCTCGGGGAACCTCATCAAGGAGGCGGTGCGGAG TCACCCGGACCTGGcgtag